In one window of Calypte anna isolate BGI_N300 chromosome 1, bCalAnn1_v1.p, whole genome shotgun sequence DNA:
- the SSBP1 gene encoding single-stranded DNA-binding protein, mitochondrial, with protein MLRRPAWQVLRQFVRHESETAGSLVLERSMNRVQLLGRVGQDPIMRQVEGKNPVTIFSLATNEMWRTGDSDVGQGGDISQKTTWHRISVFRPGLRDVTYQYVKKGSRIFVEGKIDYGEYTDKNNVRRQATTIIADNVIFLSEGSMKDKV; from the exons ATGTTGCGGCGACCGGCGTGGCAG GTGCTTCGACAGTTTGTAAGACATGAGTCTGAAACAGCTGGCTCCTTGGTACTTGAAAGAT CCATGAATCGTGTTCAATTACTTGGGCGTGTTGGACAGGACCCCATCATGAGGCAAGTGGAAGGCAAAAACCCTGTTACCATATTTTCTCTTGCAACCAATGAGATGTGGAGAACAGGAGACAGTGATGTAGGCCAAGGAG GTGATATCAGTCAGAAGACAACATGGCACAGAATCTCTGTCTTCAGACCTGGCCTCAGGGATGTTACTTATCAGTATGTGAAGAAGGG ttctcGAATCTTTGTTGAAGGGAAGATAGACTATGGTGAATATACAGATAAAAACAATGTGAGGAGGCAGGCCACAACAATTATAGCAG ataatgtgatttttctgaGTGAAGGTAGTATGAAAGATAAGGTGTGA